The genomic window GTACCGCAGGCTGTCGATGCCCAGGGCCTTGGCCATCTTTTCCAGTGACTTGGGGCTCAGGTCGCCGTTGTACCGGCCGTCGACGAAGTTTGTGGCGAACAGCTCGGTCACCGTCGACATGTCGATCCCGTAGAAGCACGGGGCGACGATTGGCGGACACGCCACCCGCACGTGCACCTCCCGCGCGCCGGCCCCTTCGCGGACCTTGCGGACCAGCGCCTTGAGCGTGGTCGAGCGGACGATCGAATCCTCGACCAGAAACACCCGCTTGCCCGACAGCACCGACGCCAATGCGGTGTACTTGCTCTCGGCGCTCTGGCCGCGGGTGGAGTTCGGCTGGATGAAGGTCCGCCCGACGTAGCGGTTGCGGATCAGCCCCTCGACGCACGGCACTTTCATGTGGTAGGCGAACGAGTCCGCCGCCGCCTTGGCCGTGTCCGGCACCGGCACCACCACGCAGTCCTCGTCCATCGTCTGGTCCTCCAACTCGGCCAGACGCTTGCCCGCCGCCGCCCGCGACGCGTACACGCCCGCTCCGTCGATCTCGCTGGCCACGTGCGAAAAGTACACCCACTCGAAGAAGCAGCGGGCCTGCCGGCCGCGCTTGGCGAACCGCGCAAATCGCAGCTTGCCGTTTTCGATCAGCGCCATCTGGCCGGGCTCGAACGAATGGATATCGGTGAAGCCCGCGTTGGCCAATGCCACCGATTCGCTGGCCGCTCCGAACAACCGGCCGCGAACCGCCCAGCTCATCGGGCGGATGCCCAGCGGATCGCGGGCCACGAACATCCGTCCCATCGCGTCGAGAAACGCAATGTTATATGCCCCGTCAAAGTCCCTCGCCAGCAACGCCATCGCTCGTGCCAGATCTGGCGGTTTGTCCGCCCGCAGACCGTACGACAGGGCGTGCATGATGATCTCGGTGTCGGTGTTCAGCGAAAAGTGATAGTGCCGCTTGGCCAGCAGGCGGTCGCGAAGGTCGGCGTAGTTCGACAGCGTTCCGTTGAACGCGAAGCTGAACCACTTCCAGAGCCGCCCGTGGTGGCGCTCGAACGGCTGGGCGTAACGGGCGTCGTCGGCCCCGCAGGTGGCGTAGCGGGTATGGCCGATCGCAGCCCGGCCCGCGTACTCGCGCAGAATCGCCTGGTGCTTCTCCGGCCGCGACATCCGAAACGCCTCGGCCACCGTCCCGATGTCCTTGAACGTGTCAATGATCTGCGGACGCTGCGGGTTATAGCTGCTCAACCCCGCCGCCAACTGGCCCCGGTTCTGCAGGTCCAGCAAAATCGGCGGCACCATCGCCGCCACGTTCTCGTCCCGAACCTCCCATTCGCCGTTGCCCGAACCTTCCGGTGCCTCGTCCAGGAGGTACAAAGCCGCCAGCCCACATTCGTGATGAATATCTTCGCTCATTCATTAGTTCCGCTAATCAAGGAGGAATCACTCCGGCAACCGCACTTTGCCTGTGGACATGTAATCATAGTCATTGCGAGGAGCCAATGCGATCGGAAAATGACCGTGCCTGCTCGCAGATGGACTTGGGCTGGATGACGCTATGGGTACGCCAACTCTTTGGCGTCTTCTGCTACCGGCTGGCGGACCGGCGGACCGTCTGCTTCTTGGCGTTGCTCGCCGGTTTGTGCTGGGCCAGGACCTTGCGGGCCTTCTCGATGTCCGCCACCTTGAACACCCCCAGCGTCCTTCCGCCGCGGGTTCCGGTCGTGCAATAGGCGTAGTTGATGTTGATGTGCTTGGTCCCAAGCCGCGTGCAGATGTCCGCCATCGCGCCCGGCTGATTGGGCATCTCCACGCACAAGACCTCCGTCTCGTCGACCGGAATGTTGATCGCCCGCAGCACGTCGGCCGTCTTCTTGCCGTCCTCGACCACCAGCCGCAGCACCCCGTGCTCCTGCGAATCCACCAGGGTCAGGGCCCGGATGTTGATCTTCCGATCGGCCAGGGCGGTGCACACCTGGGCCAGGATGCCCGGCTTGTTGACCAGGAACACGGAAAACTGCTTCTCGACGCTCATGTTCACGGGTATGTCTCCTTCGCGAACCGATGGCGTTGCTCGTTCCAACCGACGCTACGTATCACTACGCCGCAAACCGGACAAGGTTCGCCGACGGGCTATCCGA from Phycisphaerae bacterium includes these protein-coding regions:
- a CDS encoding ACT domain-containing protein; this translates as MNMSVEKQFSVFLVNKPGILAQVCTALADRKINIRALTLVDSQEHGVLRLVVEDGKKTADVLRAINIPVDETEVLCVEMPNQPGAMADICTRLGTKHININYAYCTTGTRGGRTLGVFKVADIEKARKVLAQHKPASNAKKQTVRRSASR
- a CDS encoding amidophosphoribosyltransferase, which codes for MSEDIHHECGLAALYLLDEAPEGSGNGEWEVRDENVAAMVPPILLDLQNRGQLAAGLSSYNPQRPQIIDTFKDIGTVAEAFRMSRPEKHQAILREYAGRAAIGHTRYATCGADDARYAQPFERHHGRLWKWFSFAFNGTLSNYADLRDRLLAKRHYHFSLNTDTEIIMHALSYGLRADKPPDLARAMALLARDFDGAYNIAFLDAMGRMFVARDPLGIRPMSWAVRGRLFGAASESVALANAGFTDIHSFEPGQMALIENGKLRFARFAKRGRQARCFFEWVYFSHVASEIDGAGVYASRAAAGKRLAELEDQTMDEDCVVVPVPDTAKAAADSFAYHMKVPCVEGLIRNRYVGRTFIQPNSTRGQSAESKYTALASVLSGKRVFLVEDSIVRSTTLKALVRKVREGAGAREVHVRVACPPIVAPCFYGIDMSTVTELFATNFVDGRYNGDLSPKSLEKMAKALGIDSLRYLSVNDVASCIGCKGETLCLGCVNGKHPTAWGVKLMARARRNRGKGTSGRTYD